A stretch of the Janthinobacterium sp. B9-8 genome encodes the following:
- the rplU gene encoding 50S ribosomal protein L21, producing the protein MYAVVKTGGKQYKVVVGQKLKVEQITADIDSQIVLNEVLMVADGEAVVIGAPLVAGASISATVVTHGRGDKVTIFKMRRRKHYQRHQGHRQNYTELRIDAIVK; encoded by the coding sequence ATGTATGCAGTCGTAAAAACCGGGGGCAAGCAGTATAAAGTTGTCGTCGGCCAAAAACTTAAAGTAGAACAGATTACTGCAGACATCGACAGCCAGATCGTACTGAATGAAGTATTGATGGTGGCAGACGGTGAAGCAGTGGTGATTGGTGCCCCACTGGTAGCTGGTGCATCTATTTCCGCAACCGTGGTAACACACGGTCGTGGCGATAAGGTGACCATTTTTAAAATGCGTCGTCGTAAGCATTATCAGCGCCATCAAGGCCATCGTCAGAATTACACTGAATTGCGTATCGACGCGATTGTTAAGTAA
- the obgE gene encoding GTPase ObgE, protein MKFIDEAKIEAIAGKGGSGSASMRREKFIPRGGPDGGDGGRGGSVWAVADEDINTLVDYRFVKKYKARDGENGRGADCYGKGGDDVELRMPVGTSIVDAESGELIADLTESGQRVVIAKGGKGGLGNLHFKSSVNRAPRQTAPAEEGERRELRLELKVLADIGLLGMPNAGKSTFIRAVSAAKPKVADYPFTTLFPNLGVVRIDDNRSFVVADIPGLIEGAAEGAGLGHRFLKHLQRTGILLHIVDLAPFDESTDPVAEACAIVEELRKYDEELHKKPRWLVLNKLDMIPEEEREERVANFLKAYGWEAGEHDAYEAFDPMQPRLFTISGLTGEGCRDLTYAIMDYLEAARIYTRNQDKIRSEQLEIAREAAAVAKAAADAVKEAAKEAAKVAATQADLLASDDSASA, encoded by the coding sequence ATGAAATTTATTGATGAAGCAAAAATTGAAGCCATTGCCGGCAAAGGTGGTAGTGGTTCCGCAAGTATGCGCCGTGAGAAATTTATTCCTCGTGGTGGCCCGGACGGCGGCGATGGTGGCCGCGGCGGTAGCGTTTGGGCGGTTGCGGATGAAGACATCAATACATTGGTTGATTACCGTTTTGTAAAAAAATATAAAGCCCGTGATGGTGAAAACGGCCGCGGTGCAGATTGTTACGGCAAGGGTGGCGATGATGTTGAATTGCGCATGCCAGTGGGCACATCGATTGTAGATGCTGAATCAGGCGAGTTAATTGCAGACTTAACCGAAAGTGGCCAGCGCGTTGTGATCGCCAAGGGCGGCAAGGGCGGTTTGGGTAATTTGCACTTTAAATCCTCTGTTAACCGCGCCCCACGCCAAACTGCACCGGCTGAAGAAGGCGAGCGCCGTGAGCTGCGTTTAGAGCTTAAAGTACTGGCTGATATCGGTTTGTTGGGTATGCCTAATGCCGGTAAATCAACCTTTATTCGCGCCGTTTCTGCGGCTAAACCCAAGGTGGCTGATTATCCGTTTACCACTTTATTCCCTAATTTGGGCGTAGTGCGTATCGATGATAACCGCAGCTTTGTTGTGGCTGATATTCCTGGCTTGATCGAAGGCGCGGCTGAGGGCGCTGGCCTGGGGCATCGCTTTCTGAAGCATTTGCAGCGGACTGGTATTTTGCTGCATATCGTTGATCTGGCTCCGTTTGATGAGTCGACCGATCCAGTCGCTGAAGCCTGCGCAATTGTTGAAGAGCTGCGTAAATACGACGAAGAGCTGCATAAAAAACCGCGTTGGTTGGTGCTTAATAAACTGGATATGATTCCAGAAGAAGAGCGGGAAGAGCGTGTGGCCAACTTCCTGAAAGCCTATGGCTGGGAAGCGGGTGAGCATGATGCCTATGAAGCGTTTGATCCGATGCAGCCGCGCTTGTTTACTATTTCTGGTTTAACAGGCGAAGGTTGTCGCGATCTAACTTACGCGATCATGGATTACCTAGAAGCCGCGCGTATTTACACGCGCAATCAAGACAAAATTCGTAGCGAACAATTAGAAATCGCTCGTGAAGCTGCTGCTGTTGCAAAAGCGGCCGCTGATGCGGTAAAAGAAGCCGCCAAAGAGGCTGCAAAAGTTGCTGCTACACAGGCAGATTTATTGGCTTCTGACGATAGCGCTAGCGCGTAA
- the rpmA gene encoding 50S ribosomal protein L27, whose translation MAHKKAGGSSRNGRDSHSKRLGIKVYGGELIPAGSIIVRQRGTEFHPGDNVGVGKDHTLFALKDGYVKYAVKGALKRRTVTILPYVGEEVAA comes from the coding sequence ATGGCACACAAGAAAGCTGGCGGTAGTTCACGTAACGGCCGCGACTCACATTCAAAACGACTTGGTATCAAGGTTTACGGCGGCGAATTAATTCCTGCTGGTTCTATTATCGTGCGTCAGCGCGGTACAGAATTCCACCCAGGCGATAACGTTGGTGTCGGCAAGGATCACACCTTGTTTGCGCTGAAAGATGGCTATGTAAAATACGCAGTGAAAGGCGCTCTGAAGCGTCGCACTGTAACCATCTTGCCTTACGTTGGTGAAGAAGTAGCTGCTTAA